One window of the Ramlibacter henchirensis genome contains the following:
- a CDS encoding Rieske 2Fe-2S domain-containing protein, protein MLSREDNELLVRVGPEAPMGKLMRLYWMPFLLARDVPADGLPYRVRLLGEELVAFRDSSGQVGLVDQACPHRGAPLMFGRNEEGGLRCVYHGWKFSVDGRCQEMPAEPENTPMLKKVRVKAYPVRERNGVLWTYMGPDAEPPPLPSMEWNMVPQENAHVSMRIQECNWLQALEGEIDSAHAAILHGRVDAGGAIDEWKQAADLQPKFEVVQHEAGMHIASRRKIEGDKNYIRVNQFLMPFWTLVPPFSEFPELSGHAWVPIDDEHTLCIMFSYHPAQPFYEKTRKLFKEGHRGRETGHHSENAYEKRAVTEPYHTYWSKFNRANAYGFNEELQEKYNAGLPGLWLQDAACQSGVMPIYDRTKENLGTSDSGVARTRRVLLEAVRKLSTQETRPVSTQDPDKFLVRAISITIPAGGDWMAHGKEFMQAQPGKDFGYQP, encoded by the coding sequence ATGCTGTCCCGCGAAGACAATGAACTGCTGGTGCGAGTCGGGCCTGAAGCGCCCATGGGCAAGCTCATGCGGCTGTACTGGATGCCGTTCCTGCTGGCCCGCGATGTTCCGGCCGACGGCCTGCCTTATCGCGTGCGGCTGTTGGGCGAGGAATTGGTCGCCTTCCGCGACAGCAGCGGCCAGGTCGGTCTGGTCGACCAGGCCTGCCCGCACCGCGGCGCGCCGCTCATGTTCGGCCGAAATGAAGAGGGCGGCCTGCGCTGCGTCTACCACGGCTGGAAGTTCTCGGTCGACGGCCGCTGCCAGGAGATGCCGGCCGAGCCAGAGAACACGCCGATGCTCAAGAAGGTCCGCGTGAAGGCCTACCCCGTGCGCGAGCGCAATGGCGTGTTGTGGACCTACATGGGGCCGGACGCCGAGCCGCCGCCGCTGCCCAGCATGGAATGGAACATGGTGCCGCAGGAGAACGCCCACGTTTCCATGCGGATCCAGGAGTGCAACTGGCTGCAGGCGCTGGAAGGCGAGATCGATTCGGCCCACGCCGCCATCCTGCACGGCCGTGTCGACGCGGGCGGCGCCATCGACGAGTGGAAACAGGCGGCCGACCTGCAGCCCAAGTTCGAGGTCGTGCAGCACGAGGCCGGCATGCACATCGCCTCGCGCCGCAAGATCGAGGGCGACAAGAACTACATCCGCGTCAACCAGTTCCTGATGCCGTTCTGGACGCTGGTGCCGCCTTTCTCCGAGTTCCCGGAGCTGAGCGGCCACGCCTGGGTGCCGATCGACGACGAGCACACGCTGTGCATCATGTTCTCGTACCACCCGGCCCAGCCGTTCTACGAAAAGACGCGAAAGCTGTTCAAGGAAGGGCACAGGGGTCGCGAGACCGGCCACCATTCCGAGAACGCGTATGAAAAGCGCGCCGTGACCGAGCCGTACCACACGTACTGGAGCAAGTTCAATCGCGCGAACGCCTACGGCTTCAACGAGGAGTTGCAGGAGAAGTACAACGCCGGCCTGCCTGGCCTGTGGCTGCAGGACGCGGCGTGCCAGTCAGGCGTGATGCCGATCTACGACCGCACGAAGGAGAACCTCGGCACCAGCGACAGTGGCGTGGCGCGTACTCGTCGCGTGCTGCTCGAAGCGGTGAGGAAGCTGTCGACGCAGGAGACCCGACCCGTGTCGACGCAGGATCCGGACAAGTTCCTGGTGCGGGCCATCTCCATCACCATTCCCGCAGGCGGCGACTGGATGGCGCACGGCAAGGAATTCATGCAGGCCCAGCCGGGCAAGGATTTCGGCTACCAACCCTGA
- a CDS encoding PDR/VanB family oxidoreductase: MQTASSLSVLIRQLRLESAGVLSVELERDDGAALPAYEAGAHVDVHLPGAGTRSYSLVGAPGAFATYHLGIKCEADGRGGSRWFHESARVGDRLEISPPKNDFRLAEEAPHSVFIAGGIGITPLLSMIGRLASLGRSWELHFAARDRRSMPFEAHLEQHAATGSGRVVKHFSAEGQGRPDIQAIVGSAAADAHLYCCGPTGMIDAFVEAARHRSPDTVHYERFASAEAPATEGGFTLQLARDGRCFDVPPGKSILDVLLEAGVDVPYSCMQGVCGSCRLSVIEGQPDHRDGYLSDNERAANDALIPCCSGSLSPRLVVDL; encoded by the coding sequence ATGCAAACCGCCTCTTCTCTTTCCGTCCTCATCCGCCAGCTGCGGCTGGAGAGCGCGGGCGTCCTGTCGGTCGAGCTCGAAAGGGACGACGGCGCGGCCCTGCCGGCCTACGAAGCCGGAGCACACGTCGATGTGCACCTGCCGGGCGCCGGCACGCGCAGCTACTCGCTGGTTGGAGCACCCGGAGCGTTCGCGACCTATCACCTGGGAATCAAGTGCGAAGCCGACGGACGCGGCGGCTCGCGGTGGTTCCATGAATCGGCGCGCGTGGGCGATCGGCTCGAGATCTCGCCTCCGAAGAACGATTTCCGCCTGGCTGAAGAGGCGCCGCACAGCGTCTTCATCGCAGGCGGCATCGGCATCACGCCGCTGCTGTCGATGATCGGCCGATTGGCCAGCCTCGGGCGCTCGTGGGAGTTGCACTTCGCCGCGCGGGATCGGCGCTCCATGCCTTTCGAGGCGCACCTGGAACAGCACGCCGCTACCGGGAGCGGCCGCGTGGTCAAGCATTTCTCGGCCGAGGGCCAGGGCCGCCCGGATATCCAGGCGATCGTCGGTTCGGCTGCCGCGGACGCACATCTCTATTGCTGCGGACCGACCGGGATGATCGACGCCTTCGTCGAGGCGGCGCGGCACCGATCGCCCGACACAGTGCACTACGAGCGGTTCGCCTCGGCCGAGGCGCCGGCGACGGAGGGCGGCTTCACCTTGCAACTGGCTCGGGACGGACGCTGCTTCGACGTGCCGCCCGGCAAGTCCATCCTCGACGTGCTGCTCGAGGCAGGCGTGGACGTGCCCTACTCCTGCATGCAGGGCGTGTGCGGCAGCTGCCGGCTCAGCGTGATCGAAGGCCAGCCCGACCACCGCGATGGCTATCTCAGCGACAACGAGCGGGCGGCGAACGATGCGCTGATTCCCTGCTGCTCCGGTTCGCTCTCTCCACGACTGGTGGTCGACCTGTGA
- a CDS encoding hemerythrin domain-containing protein has translation MNADTPSKLLGYAPMDSVHAEFDDLVDQALACPDDQLMPCLERLQDHLLSHFGQEDDWMRQTAFPAGDCHIEEHGKVLESAAQVLELVARGDLAVGRSFAAELERWFPGHADYLDSALAAWMCKRQFGGKPVVLHTRKSRV, from the coding sequence GTGAACGCGGACACTCCTTCCAAGCTGCTGGGCTACGCTCCGATGGATTCGGTGCATGCCGAGTTCGACGATCTCGTCGATCAGGCACTGGCGTGCCCCGACGATCAGCTCATGCCCTGCCTGGAGCGCCTGCAGGATCACCTGCTCTCCCACTTCGGCCAGGAGGACGACTGGATGCGGCAGACCGCGTTCCCTGCCGGCGACTGCCACATCGAGGAGCACGGCAAGGTGCTCGAGTCCGCCGCGCAAGTGCTTGAGCTCGTGGCGCGCGGTGACTTGGCCGTCGGCCGTTCGTTCGCCGCCGAGCTCGAGCGCTGGTTCCCAGGCCATGCCGACTACCTCGACTCCGCGCTGGCGGCCTGGATGTGCAAGCGCCAGTTCGGCGGCAAGCCGGTCGTCCTGCACACGCGCAAGTCGCGCGTTTGA
- a CDS encoding Bug family tripartite tricarboxylate transporter substrate binding protein, protein MTRSRRHVLHAVAAAALSSLAFGALAQDAWPAKPIRIVVPYAAGGSTDQLARAIQKPMEDFLKQTVIVDNKAGAGGTIGTDLVAKAAPDGYTIVFGNSGPNAIVPLMRKIPYDPVKDLRPISVVAFTPMILAVPADSPAKNLKEFVAQARQKDWNFGSVGNGSLSHLTGEHFNALAGLKLTHVPFQGGAPMMTAFGGGHLQAAFVTGLDGAGMLQAGKVKYLAVATPQRTNVVPGLPAIAEEVPGFRSVAWFGVLAPAGVPDPIAAKLHEAVVHAVSRPEVQKMFAERNIEARSTSPQEMAKVIRDEMAQWGEVVKRSNIKME, encoded by the coding sequence ATGACCCGCTCCCGTCGCCACGTCCTGCACGCTGTTGCCGCGGCCGCCCTGTCGTCCCTCGCGTTTGGCGCGCTGGCGCAGGACGCCTGGCCGGCCAAGCCGATCCGCATCGTCGTCCCCTATGCGGCCGGCGGCAGCACCGACCAGCTCGCGCGAGCGATCCAGAAGCCGATGGAGGACTTCCTGAAGCAGACGGTCATCGTCGACAACAAGGCGGGGGCCGGCGGCACCATCGGCACCGACCTGGTCGCCAAGGCGGCGCCGGACGGCTACACCATCGTGTTCGGCAACTCGGGGCCGAACGCCATCGTGCCGCTGATGCGCAAGATCCCCTACGACCCGGTGAAGGACCTGCGCCCGATCTCCGTTGTCGCCTTCACGCCGATGATCCTCGCCGTCCCGGCCGACAGCCCGGCGAAGAACCTCAAGGAGTTCGTCGCGCAGGCCAGGCAAAAGGACTGGAACTTCGGCTCGGTCGGCAATGGCTCGCTGTCGCACCTGACCGGCGAGCACTTCAATGCCCTGGCCGGCCTGAAGCTCACTCACGTGCCCTTCCAGGGAGGAGCGCCGATGATGACGGCATTCGGCGGCGGCCACCTGCAGGCCGCGTTCGTCACCGGCCTGGACGGCGCCGGCATGTTGCAGGCCGGCAAGGTCAAGTACCTCGCCGTGGCCACCCCCCAGCGCACGAACGTCGTGCCCGGCCTGCCTGCGATTGCCGAGGAAGTTCCGGGCTTCCGCAGCGTGGCCTGGTTCGGCGTGCTGGCGCCCGCCGGCGTGCCCGATCCCATCGCCGCCAAGTTGCATGAGGCGGTGGTGCACGCGGTAAGCCGCCCCGAAGTCCAGAAGATGTTTGCCGAACGCAACATCGAGGCCCGCTCCACGTCGCCGCAGGAGATGGCGAAAGTGATTCGAGACGAGATGGCGCAGTGGGGCGAGGTCGTCAAGCGCTCCAACATCAAGATGGAGTGA
- a CDS encoding CaiB/BaiF CoA transferase family protein: MAGPLRGLRVLEFAGLGPAPFACMLLSDMGADVVTVDRPEARFGDSRNVMQRGRTVVQLDLKSAEGRDRARELADHADVLVEGFRPGVMERLGLGPVEAQERNPGLVYARMTGWGQDGPLARTAGHDINYIALSGALHAIGPRERPVAPLNLLGDYGGGSLYLVTGILAALFERQRSGRGQVVDAAIVDGVTSLMTQFVGMGLRGNFVEQRENNMLDGAAPWYSVYETEDGQHVSVGAIEPQFFSELCQKIGLAPEWPAAQNDRARWPELRTEMAAIFRTRTRDQWAALLQDSDCCVAPVLSLSEAARHVHNAQRKTFTEVDGMAQPAPAPRFSRTPAQAKPVATAATRSSDVLARWTEGVQT; the protein is encoded by the coding sequence GTGGCCGGCCCGCTCCGCGGCCTGCGGGTGCTCGAGTTCGCGGGTCTGGGCCCCGCGCCGTTCGCCTGCATGCTGCTCTCCGACATGGGCGCCGACGTCGTCACCGTCGACCGTCCGGAAGCCCGCTTCGGCGATTCCCGCAACGTGATGCAGCGCGGGCGGACCGTCGTGCAGTTGGACCTGAAGTCGGCCGAAGGCCGGGACCGGGCCAGGGAACTGGCGGACCACGCCGACGTGCTGGTCGAGGGTTTCCGGCCGGGCGTGATGGAGCGACTGGGCCTGGGCCCGGTGGAGGCTCAAGAGCGAAATCCCGGCCTCGTCTACGCACGGATGACGGGCTGGGGTCAAGACGGCCCACTCGCGCGCACTGCCGGCCACGACATCAACTACATCGCCCTGTCGGGAGCGCTGCATGCCATCGGCCCGCGCGAGCGGCCCGTGGCACCACTCAACCTGCTGGGTGACTACGGCGGGGGCAGCCTGTACTTGGTGACCGGCATCCTCGCCGCGCTGTTCGAGCGGCAGCGGTCCGGCCGGGGACAGGTGGTGGACGCTGCGATCGTTGACGGCGTGACGAGCCTCATGACGCAGTTCGTGGGCATGGGCCTGCGCGGAAATTTCGTGGAGCAGCGCGAAAACAACATGCTCGACGGCGCGGCACCCTGGTACTCGGTGTACGAGACCGAGGACGGGCAGCATGTGAGCGTGGGCGCCATCGAGCCGCAGTTCTTCTCCGAGCTTTGCCAGAAGATCGGGCTCGCCCCCGAGTGGCCGGCGGCGCAGAACGACCGCGCCCGCTGGCCGGAACTGCGCACGGAGATGGCGGCGATCTTCCGCACGCGCACTCGTGACCAGTGGGCCGCACTGCTGCAGGACAGCGACTGCTGCGTGGCGCCCGTTCTTTCGCTCAGCGAAGCCGCGCGCCATGTGCACAACGCGCAGCGCAAGACCTTCACGGAAGTGGACGGCATGGCGCAGCCTGCGCCTGCGCCGCGCTTCTCGCGTACGCCCGCGCAAGCCAAGCCCGTCGCGACGGCAGCCACGCGGAGCAGCGACGTGCTCGCACGCTGGACGGAGGGGGTCCAAACCTGA
- a CDS encoding quinone oxidoreductase family protein, giving the protein MLLQRPGEPLACVGRPDEPPAAGEVTVALRCAALNHRDVWIQKGTYHVLKYPVIPGADGAGVVTAVGEGVNAALMGREVIINPGLSWGESEDWARPDFYPLGSPRDGTFAEKINVPAIQLADKPKHLDWVHAAALPLSGVTAFRAVSSRAKTKRGERVLVTGIGGGVALFAMQFALALGAKVYATSGSDEKAKRVRGMGVSGTANYRDPSWPAVLREQVPEGFDVVIDSAVGPGFQHLLELAAPGGRIAFLGFTAGGDIALDVRPIYRKQLSILGTKMGSRRDFDAMVELVESKAIRPIVDRTLPLSRANEAYGIVERGEQFGKVVLLNDLGG; this is encoded by the coding sequence ATGCTGCTCCAGCGCCCCGGCGAACCCCTCGCCTGCGTCGGCCGGCCCGATGAACCGCCGGCCGCGGGCGAAGTCACCGTAGCGCTGCGCTGCGCCGCGCTGAACCACCGCGACGTGTGGATCCAGAAGGGCACTTACCACGTGCTGAAGTACCCGGTGATTCCGGGCGCAGATGGCGCCGGAGTCGTGACGGCCGTTGGCGAGGGCGTGAATGCCGCGCTCATGGGGCGCGAGGTCATCATCAATCCCGGCCTGTCCTGGGGCGAGAGCGAAGACTGGGCGCGGCCCGACTTCTATCCCCTCGGATCACCGCGGGACGGCACGTTCGCCGAGAAGATCAACGTGCCCGCCATTCAGCTGGCGGACAAGCCCAAGCATCTCGATTGGGTCCATGCCGCGGCGCTGCCCCTGTCGGGCGTCACGGCCTTCCGGGCGGTGAGTTCGCGCGCGAAGACGAAGCGGGGCGAGCGCGTGCTGGTCACCGGCATCGGCGGTGGAGTGGCGCTGTTCGCCATGCAGTTCGCACTCGCGCTCGGCGCCAAGGTCTACGCCACCAGCGGCTCGGATGAGAAAGCCAAGCGCGTGCGCGGGATGGGCGTGTCCGGTACCGCGAATTACCGCGATCCGAGCTGGCCGGCCGTGCTGCGCGAGCAAGTGCCTGAAGGCTTCGACGTGGTTATCGACAGCGCGGTTGGGCCGGGCTTCCAGCACCTCCTGGAGCTGGCCGCGCCGGGCGGCCGGATCGCATTCCTGGGCTTCACTGCGGGCGGCGACATTGCTCTGGACGTTCGGCCCATCTACCGGAAACAGCTCAGCATCCTCGGGACCAAGATGGGTTCGCGGCGCGACTTTGATGCGATGGTCGAACTGGTGGAATCGAAAGCAATCCGGCCCATAGTGGACAGGACGCTGCCGCTCTCGCGCGCCAACGAGGCCTACGGCATCGTCGAGCGCGGCGAGCAGTTCGGCAAGGTCGTTCTTCTCAACGACCTGGGCGGTTGA
- a CDS encoding FadR/GntR family transcriptional regulator, with translation MIEPMPQSSALASLEFAAIAPARAVDEIAAQVREMIATGRLKPGDRLPSERDLSARLHVSRNTLREALRALEHAGIIEMRKGATGGAFVRSGSSGVIVNGLRDLYHLGAITPEQLTEARVWMSEIVVRIACERATEEDFAALDANIEAAAKAADFDERARHNREFHVILARATRNPIMVITMESIMAVFAHFIAKIGPSDNSFILPSRRRFMKHLRARDAAAAAAEMKKALARLQTKYMDQWSARSAAAAGR, from the coding sequence ATGATTGAGCCAATGCCTCAATCGTCCGCCTTAGCCAGCTTGGAATTCGCCGCCATCGCGCCCGCTCGGGCAGTAGATGAGATCGCCGCGCAGGTTCGGGAGATGATCGCAACAGGCCGGCTGAAGCCCGGCGATCGGCTGCCTTCGGAGCGCGACCTCTCGGCGCGGCTGCACGTCAGCCGAAACACCTTGCGGGAGGCGCTACGTGCCCTGGAACATGCCGGCATCATCGAGATGCGCAAGGGTGCCACGGGCGGCGCCTTCGTGCGGTCGGGCAGCTCGGGTGTGATCGTCAATGGACTCCGAGACCTCTACCACCTCGGCGCCATCACGCCGGAGCAGCTGACCGAAGCTCGCGTCTGGATGAGCGAGATCGTGGTGCGCATCGCCTGCGAGCGCGCCACCGAAGAAGACTTCGCGGCACTGGACGCCAACATCGAAGCGGCGGCCAAGGCAGCGGACTTCGACGAACGCGCACGCCACAACCGCGAGTTCCACGTCATCCTGGCCCGTGCCACGCGCAACCCAATCATGGTCATCACGATGGAAAGCATCATGGCCGTGTTCGCGCACTTCATCGCCAAGATCGGGCCCAGTGACAACAGCTTCATCCTGCCTTCGCGGCGGCGCTTCATGAAGCACCTGCGCGCGCGCGACGCCGCAGCAGCCGCCGCCGAGATGAAGAAGGCGCTCGCGCGTCTCCAGACGAAGTACATGGATCAGTGGAGTGCCCGCTCCGCCGCGGCGGCAGGACGGTAA
- a CDS encoding tyrosine-type recombinase/integrase, which translates to MTRHSLLADSAVRSRSKKPGYYLDGNGLYLQVSKTGSRSWIFRYTLNGKTREMGLGSVTAFGLAQARERAQRARQLLADGIDPIDKRAEERKAIAAHRTAERARAKTFEDAAHEYHEASADEWKNAKHAAQWINTLTQYVFPKFGSLPVGDVGKTQIVSALEPLWKSKAETASRLLQRIRTVLNFAAARDYSTGKDAEFWQQVRIALGPNERARKAEHHNSCPYPLVGSVLKEVACGPSSAIVKLAFEFTVLTAARSGETRGALWTEIDQDRLCWNIPEERMKAGRPHNVPLSAHAAAVLAEAKRLRDQGSVTSEMGLIFPNTQGLPLSDMVFTQLLRRMRVEYTMHGFRASFRTWGSEQTKYPHEMLEFALAHTVGDQTVRSYMRTDMLEKRRHLMDDWGSFVAANSTGSIPRIAEKTDNLALAAPKTGRKRPENGRKAGRLKQN; encoded by the coding sequence ATGACTCGACACAGTTTATTGGCGGACAGTGCAGTTCGAAGCCGGAGCAAGAAGCCCGGGTACTACTTGGACGGCAATGGCCTGTACCTGCAGGTGAGCAAGACCGGCTCCCGCTCTTGGATCTTCAGGTACACGCTGAACGGAAAAACCCGTGAGATGGGCCTGGGGTCGGTCACTGCGTTCGGACTGGCACAAGCGCGGGAACGCGCTCAGCGTGCACGGCAGCTCCTAGCTGACGGGATCGACCCCATCGATAAGCGCGCCGAAGAGAGGAAGGCCATTGCGGCCCATCGCACTGCCGAACGCGCCCGCGCAAAGACATTCGAAGATGCCGCGCACGAGTATCACGAGGCGAGCGCAGACGAGTGGAAGAACGCCAAGCACGCCGCGCAGTGGATCAACACACTGACCCAGTATGTGTTCCCGAAGTTCGGCTCTCTTCCAGTTGGTGATGTGGGCAAGACCCAGATTGTGTCTGCCCTCGAGCCGCTATGGAAGAGCAAAGCGGAGACCGCTAGTCGCCTTCTTCAGAGGATTCGAACTGTCCTCAACTTCGCAGCTGCACGCGACTACAGCACCGGGAAAGACGCAGAGTTCTGGCAGCAAGTGAGGATCGCACTTGGACCAAACGAGCGCGCTCGGAAGGCGGAGCACCACAATTCATGCCCTTACCCGCTAGTGGGATCCGTACTCAAGGAAGTCGCATGTGGTCCATCTTCGGCGATTGTCAAGCTTGCGTTCGAGTTCACCGTGCTGACAGCTGCTCGCTCTGGTGAGACCAGGGGCGCGCTGTGGACCGAGATCGACCAGGACCGGCTTTGCTGGAACATTCCAGAAGAACGCATGAAGGCAGGCCGTCCGCACAATGTGCCCCTCTCTGCCCACGCAGCCGCAGTCTTGGCCGAGGCGAAGCGACTGCGTGACCAAGGGTCTGTGACATCCGAGATGGGTCTGATCTTTCCCAACACTCAAGGACTTCCCCTGAGTGACATGGTATTCACGCAGCTGCTCCGACGTATGCGGGTGGAGTACACGATGCACGGCTTCCGCGCGAGCTTTCGGACGTGGGGAAGTGAGCAGACGAAGTACCCGCACGAGATGCTGGAATTTGCCCTGGCGCATACGGTCGGTGATCAGACGGTCCGCTCGTATATGCGTACAGACATGCTGGAAAAGCGACGCCATTTGATGGACGACTGGGGCAGCTTCGTTGCCGCAAATTCCACCGGTTCGATCCCCAGAATTGCTGAAAAAACAGACAATCTGGCGCTTGCTGCCCCAAAAACCGGCCGAAAAAGACCAGAAAACGGTAGGAAAGCCGGGCGCCTGAAGCAAAACTAG
- a CDS encoding tyrosine-type recombinase/integrase, with amino-acid sequence MARRSTEVTRFLSNSLAPNTLRAYARDIERFKQNGGRIPATPDQVARYLAAAAAELKPSTLARQVAAISYAHEQRGLPSPAKTAVVRRTLRGIRRSKGVAQKQATPVTPELVREVARPVRSLTEAQNQRDAALFLLAFAGGFRRSEIASLRVGDLSFSKQGLVIKLRSSKTDQYQRGRHVAIPKAREPQQCPVRAVRNWLASMAALKGLVDPGPELPLFCSIDRHGNARANRLNGASVGWLLRRRLALHGLPTVGYTAHSFRAGLVTSAAKAGVPVWAIQRQTGHRSESTVHRYIRGLNTFECNPLTALL; translated from the coding sequence ATGGCGCGCCGCTCAACCGAGGTGACTCGTTTTCTCAGCAACTCATTAGCTCCCAACACGCTGAGAGCCTACGCGCGGGACATAGAGCGCTTCAAACAGAACGGCGGTCGCATTCCTGCTACGCCCGACCAAGTCGCCCGGTATCTTGCAGCGGCCGCGGCGGAGCTGAAGCCAAGCACTCTCGCCAGGCAAGTGGCCGCAATCTCATACGCGCACGAACAGCGAGGCCTACCATCGCCGGCCAAAACGGCGGTCGTGCGACGGACGCTGCGAGGCATAAGGCGCTCGAAGGGTGTGGCGCAAAAGCAAGCGACGCCCGTCACGCCCGAGCTGGTCAGGGAAGTCGCCCGGCCTGTCCGATCTCTCACGGAGGCGCAAAACCAGCGTGATGCTGCCCTCTTCCTCCTTGCATTCGCAGGCGGGTTCCGCCGCTCGGAAATCGCTTCGCTACGGGTCGGCGACTTGTCGTTCAGCAAGCAAGGGCTCGTCATAAAGCTGAGAAGCAGCAAGACCGACCAGTACCAGCGGGGCCGACATGTCGCTATCCCGAAGGCCCGTGAGCCGCAACAGTGCCCTGTACGCGCCGTCCGCAACTGGCTCGCGTCGATGGCAGCGCTGAAGGGTCTAGTAGACCCAGGCCCTGAGCTGCCCCTCTTCTGCAGCATCGACCGGCACGGGAACGCACGTGCCAATCGCCTGAACGGCGCCTCAGTCGGCTGGCTGCTCAGAAGGCGCCTCGCACTTCATGGCCTCCCCACCGTGGGATACACGGCCCACAGCTTCCGCGCCGGCCTCGTCACCAGCGCAGCCAAAGCTGGCGTCCCGGTGTGGGCGATCCAGCGGCAAACCGGCCACCGCTCCGAAAGCACTGTGCATCGCTACATCCGCGGGCTGAACACGTTCGAGTGCAACCCGCTCACCGCCCTTCTTTGA
- a CDS encoding DUF932 domain-containing protein has translation MRKQPTRAHTEAPQEKDPIDTILEAADLTWLILKAPIKFSPEPTKGLQELEIEGYQVLYRSDTNQQLAIVSSRHRVWQPREVIDFYLSIAAFYGLAFESVGYVQGGLRIWGLLNTGYKSALPRNRSASTYLLLSTCCDSSLAAQATALCLLEPGTLATPASIGSQSVARIARSPEFLTPSDLAEIGELTRECIAFPTFLGDLAKQAVSEENIKQATAATFGPRDDDPNRPSAKTLRSIVSALREGRSSSKSPLTALDLLYALAAVSDAREQRRSPADLLNNTWFGVGAKRKQLAINALARLIRPY, from the coding sequence ATGCGCAAACAACCAACCCGCGCCCACACCGAGGCGCCGCAAGAGAAAGACCCGATCGACACGATTTTGGAGGCAGCCGACCTCACCTGGCTGATCCTCAAAGCACCGATCAAGTTTTCGCCCGAGCCCACGAAAGGTTTGCAAGAACTAGAGATCGAGGGTTATCAGGTCCTCTACCGCAGTGACACCAACCAGCAGCTGGCAATCGTCTCGTCGCGCCACCGAGTTTGGCAGCCACGCGAAGTGATTGACTTCTACCTCAGCATCGCCGCCTTCTATGGCCTCGCGTTCGAAAGCGTTGGATACGTGCAGGGAGGTCTAAGAATTTGGGGCTTGCTGAACACCGGCTACAAGTCGGCGTTGCCCCGCAATCGCTCCGCGTCAACATACCTGCTCCTCAGTACGTGTTGCGATAGTTCATTGGCCGCACAAGCAACTGCACTCTGCCTTCTAGAGCCGGGCACGTTGGCGACCCCCGCATCTATCGGCTCACAATCAGTCGCGCGCATTGCGCGGTCCCCAGAGTTCCTCACCCCGAGCGACTTGGCAGAAATAGGAGAGCTGACGCGGGAATGCATCGCCTTCCCAACCTTCCTCGGAGACTTGGCGAAGCAGGCCGTTTCAGAGGAGAACATCAAGCAAGCCACAGCGGCAACATTCGGCCCGCGAGACGATGACCCGAACAGGCCGTCAGCCAAAACGTTGCGGAGCATCGTGTCGGCTCTTCGCGAAGGCAGATCAAGCTCCAAGTCGCCCCTCACTGCGCTTGACCTGCTCTACGCTCTTGCGGCAGTAAGTGACGCGAGAGAACAGAGGCGTTCGCCCGCCGATCTCCTGAACAACACTTGGTTCGGCGTCGGCGCGAAACGCAAACAGCTCGCCATCAATGCCCTCGCCCGACTGATCCGGCCGTATTGA